One segment of Anatilimnocola aggregata DNA contains the following:
- a CDS encoding cytochrome b N-terminal domain-containing protein yields MIRALSQWLDRRIGYNKLLADALYEPIPGGARWRYITGSMLVFAFTVQAITGIFLWMAYSPSSQTAYESVYYIQHEMTGGWLLRGVHHFMAQAMVVVMGIHLLQVIVDGAYRAPREVNYWLGLVLMQIVMGLGLTGYLLPWDQKGYWATNVATNLATLVPVVGKDLQLLAVGGSEYGHHTLTRFFAMHTGVLPSLLVIFLAAHIAVFRKHGITTHPRPNAKNEYFWPKQVLFDAVGCLVLLAIVLLCVIHWDVPNAVAGRLPIAHQGAELGAPADPSEPYDAARPEWYYLFLFQLLKYFHGNTEIIGALVIPGVVMTILALAPFIGMSKAGHYFNVGFILFLLVGAMALTGIALQEDANNPDFQKAKILAHQNAERTYDLINRQEWVIPDEQKPDEGELSDKRFIQRQGAVYLLRNDPLTQGPRLFAQHCASCHDYRAPTADKPPEKAADHEHAAAVRFANQMLPPKTTGSGKEIKVVRDSAGKVVYDETLPYSGAPNLYGFASREWIKGFLNPEQLTAVSVGDAIPSPNPAVAKQNDHPDNHLKPITADYFGHTNQREGRMVEWLKTHQADLEGTTDDGVNKLDAIAAALSAQAKLPSQKEIDSQDQSKLIRAGIGLIQQNCTNECHRFGDHGQLGLAPDLTGYGSYEWMLGLVSNPEHERFYGSGNDRMPKFAEDLDRPAKHSVSVRELSLIIAWLRGEYYDPHSKQPQLPPTEEFARQTVRKSRELENQPLAIVGGEKPSKADKVEQLFVSNCSQCHSHSDSSGNGVVSRQATAPNLFGFGSRAWLAGLLDPKQIAGPNYFGRTKKHFEGDMVDFVKDNMTTLDDDGKKQVADLIAALSAEAKLPAQAELDKQAADDGTLMRGRTAFETSFATSSCVDCHKIGDLGDLGSAPDLTGWGSQEWLERFIADPAHASFYGENNDRMPLFGKAGPGAKGSLLTKQQISDLARWLRGEKLE; encoded by the coding sequence ATGATCCGTGCCTTAAGCCAATGGCTAGACCGTCGCATCGGCTACAACAAGTTGCTCGCCGATGCCTTATATGAACCTATCCCCGGCGGTGCCCGCTGGCGATACATCACTGGCAGCATGCTCGTGTTCGCCTTCACCGTGCAGGCCATCACCGGCATCTTCCTTTGGATGGCTTACAGCCCCAGCAGTCAAACCGCTTACGAAAGCGTTTACTACATTCAGCATGAAATGACCGGCGGCTGGTTGCTGCGCGGCGTGCATCACTTCATGGCTCAGGCAATGGTCGTGGTCATGGGCATTCACCTGTTGCAGGTGATTGTCGATGGTGCCTACCGCGCCCCGCGCGAAGTGAACTACTGGCTCGGCCTCGTGCTCATGCAAATCGTCATGGGTCTCGGTCTCACCGGCTATTTACTCCCCTGGGATCAAAAAGGTTATTGGGCCACCAACGTTGCCACCAACCTCGCCACGCTGGTACCCGTCGTCGGCAAAGACCTGCAACTGCTCGCCGTCGGTGGCAGTGAGTACGGCCATCACACACTGACTCGCTTCTTCGCCATGCACACCGGCGTATTGCCTTCTTTGCTGGTGATCTTTCTCGCCGCGCACATTGCCGTGTTCCGTAAGCATGGCATCACGACCCATCCGCGGCCGAACGCTAAAAACGAATACTTCTGGCCGAAGCAAGTTCTGTTCGATGCCGTGGGCTGTCTAGTGCTCCTGGCCATCGTCCTCCTGTGCGTGATTCACTGGGATGTTCCGAATGCTGTTGCCGGCAGGTTGCCCATCGCTCATCAAGGTGCCGAACTCGGTGCCCCCGCAGATCCTTCGGAACCATACGACGCAGCTCGTCCTGAGTGGTACTACCTCTTCCTGTTTCAGCTCCTCAAGTACTTCCACGGCAATACGGAAATCATCGGCGCGCTGGTGATTCCCGGCGTTGTGATGACCATCCTCGCGCTCGCGCCGTTCATTGGCATGAGTAAAGCAGGGCATTATTTCAACGTTGGCTTCATCTTGTTCTTGCTCGTTGGTGCCATGGCACTGACGGGCATTGCGTTGCAGGAAGACGCCAATAACCCGGACTTTCAAAAGGCGAAAATCCTCGCGCATCAAAATGCCGAGCGAACGTACGATCTGATCAACCGACAAGAGTGGGTCATCCCGGATGAACAAAAACCAGACGAAGGGGAGCTCTCCGACAAGCGATTTATTCAACGTCAGGGTGCCGTCTATCTGCTGCGGAACGACCCTCTGACTCAAGGTCCACGCCTGTTTGCTCAGCACTGCGCCAGCTGTCACGACTATCGAGCGCCCACTGCTGATAAGCCGCCAGAGAAGGCCGCCGACCATGAGCACGCTGCAGCCGTTCGCTTTGCCAACCAAATGCTGCCGCCCAAAACCACCGGCAGTGGCAAGGAAATCAAAGTCGTTCGTGATTCCGCCGGCAAAGTCGTGTATGACGAAACACTCCCTTACAGTGGCGCTCCCAACTTGTATGGCTTTGCTTCGCGCGAGTGGATCAAGGGCTTTCTCAATCCCGAGCAACTCACCGCCGTCAGCGTGGGGGATGCGATTCCCTCGCCTAATCCAGCAGTCGCCAAGCAGAACGATCATCCCGATAATCACCTGAAGCCAATCACCGCCGATTACTTCGGCCACACCAATCAGCGCGAAGGTCGCATGGTCGAATGGCTCAAGACTCATCAAGCTGACTTGGAAGGGACGACCGACGATGGTGTAAACAAGCTTGACGCGATCGCTGCTGCTCTCTCTGCCCAAGCGAAGCTTCCTAGCCAGAAGGAAATCGACTCGCAAGACCAGAGCAAACTGATTCGCGCGGGCATCGGCCTGATTCAGCAGAACTGCACGAACGAATGCCATCGTTTCGGCGATCACGGACAACTCGGGCTTGCTCCCGATCTAACCGGCTATGGCTCTTACGAATGGATGCTGGGCCTCGTTAGCAATCCGGAACACGAACGGTTCTATGGCAGCGGCAACGATCGCATGCCCAAGTTTGCCGAAGACCTAGACCGCCCCGCTAAGCACTCGGTCAGCGTGCGCGAGTTGTCGCTGATCATTGCCTGGCTCCGCGGCGAATATTACGACCCGCATTCCAAACAGCCTCAACTGCCACCGACCGAGGAATTCGCTCGCCAGACTGTCCGCAAATCGCGCGAACTCGAAAACCAGCCGCTGGCAATCGTGGGCGGGGAAAAGCCTTCCAAGGCAGACAAGGTCGAGCAACTGTTTGTTAGCAACTGCTCGCAGTGCCACAGCCATAGCGACTCGAGCGGCAATGGCGTCGTTTCCCGGCAAGCGACCGCGCCGAATCTGTTCGGCTTCGGTTCGCGCGCCTGGCTCGCTGGTTTGCTCGATCCTAAGCAGATCGCTGGACCGAATTACTTCGGCCGGACCAAAAAGCACTTCGAAGGAGACATGGTCGACTTTGTCAAAGACAACATGACGACGCTGGACGATGACGGCAAAAAGCAAGTTGCCGACTTGATTGCCGCCCTCTCAGCCGAAGCGAAACTTCCCGCCCAAGCGGAACTCGATAAGCAAGCCGCCGATGATGGCACGCTCATGCGGGGCCGCACGGCGTTCGAAACCAGCTTTGCAACCTCGTCTTGCGTCGATTGCCATAAGATCGGCGATCTGGGCGATCTTGGTTCCGCTCCCGACCTCACGGGCTGGGGATCGCAAGAATGGCTCGAGCGGTTCATTGCCGACCCGGCCCATGCGTCGTTCTATGGCGAGAACAACGACCGCATGCCCCTCTTCGGCAAAGCAGGGCCCGGCGCGAAGGGCTCGCTTCTGACCAAGCAGCAAATCTCCGATCTTGCTCGCTGGCTCCGGGGCGAAAAGCTGGAATAA
- a CDS encoding QcrA and Rieske domain-containing protein, which produces MKPSDPAAPDPVGNPAHVTVVLDEPTKRRNVVYAIIATVVGGLVGVFPFLTGLAFFLDPAIKKRKTSPADHFGDEPVPPFRRVATLAAIPNDGTPIQVPVIADLKDIWTVEPNQPIGAVYLRKVDGGKTVECFNAICPHAGCFVAYSAERKLYQCPCHTSSFETDGTRILPSPSPRNMDPLKVEVKPDGEVLVAFSNFYPGKEHREAKPA; this is translated from the coding sequence ATGAAACCATCCGACCCTGCAGCGCCCGATCCGGTGGGCAATCCTGCTCACGTCACGGTCGTGCTCGATGAACCGACCAAGCGGCGAAATGTGGTCTACGCGATCATTGCCACCGTCGTCGGCGGACTCGTCGGCGTCTTTCCATTTCTCACCGGCCTCGCCTTCTTTCTCGATCCGGCGATCAAGAAGCGGAAGACCTCGCCCGCTGATCATTTTGGTGACGAGCCAGTCCCGCCGTTCCGTCGTGTGGCCACGTTGGCTGCTATTCCCAATGACGGCACCCCAATCCAAGTTCCCGTCATCGCCGACTTGAAAGACATTTGGACTGTCGAGCCGAACCAGCCCATCGGTGCCGTCTATCTGCGTAAGGTCGATGGCGGCAAAACGGTCGAGTGCTTTAACGCCATCTGCCCTCATGCGGGTTGCTTCGTCGCTTATTCGGCCGAACGCAAGCTCTACCAATGCCCTTGCCATACGAGTTCGTTTGAAACCGATGGCACCCGCATTCTCCCCTCACCCAGTCCGCGCAACATGGACCCGCTCAAGGTCGAAGTGAAGCCCGACGGTGAAGTCCTCGTCGCGTTCAGCAACTTCTATCCAGGCAAAGAGCACCGGGAGGCGAAACCAGCATGA
- a CDS encoding DHH family phosphoesterase: MSIDWSRFVELVGAHQKFLLVSHIRPDCDALGSELGMAGILEALGKDVKIVNGMATPPNLAFIDPTCRIKVIGETAQASDLADRDAIMILDTSAWQQLGAMAEVIRAHSAKKMVLDHHVSQDDLGAENFKNTTAEAAGRLVVEAADALNVKLTPEIATPLFAAIATDTGWYRFGSASSNTYRIAARLIDAGASPSKIFNSLYEQDTLGRVLLRGVILSRVKAELGGKLVYTHVLKEDFTNTGALPSDTEDVINMALAIAGTQFAVIFVEQQTGGFKLSFRSRCAVDCSKMAEQYGGGGHKAAAGAFLPGTLADVQPRVLDAARAALQ, from the coding sequence ATGTCGATTGATTGGTCCCGCTTTGTTGAACTCGTCGGTGCTCACCAGAAGTTCCTGCTGGTCAGCCATATTCGCCCCGACTGCGATGCCCTCGGCAGCGAACTCGGCATGGCCGGCATTCTCGAAGCGCTCGGCAAGGACGTGAAGATCGTCAATGGCATGGCCACGCCGCCAAATCTTGCGTTCATCGATCCCACTTGCCGCATCAAAGTCATCGGCGAAACTGCCCAAGCCTCGGATCTGGCCGATCGCGACGCGATCATGATTTTGGATACCAGCGCGTGGCAACAGCTGGGTGCGATGGCCGAAGTCATTCGCGCGCACTCGGCCAAGAAGATGGTCCTCGACCATCACGTCAGCCAAGACGATCTGGGAGCTGAAAACTTTAAGAACACCACGGCTGAAGCAGCGGGACGCTTGGTGGTCGAAGCGGCCGATGCCCTCAACGTGAAGCTTACGCCGGAGATCGCCACCCCATTGTTTGCTGCGATCGCCACCGACACCGGTTGGTATCGCTTTGGTTCGGCCAGCAGCAACACGTATCGCATCGCTGCTCGCCTGATCGATGCCGGGGCCAGCCCGTCGAAGATTTTCAATTCGCTCTACGAGCAGGACACCCTCGGTCGGGTGTTGTTGCGAGGGGTGATTCTTTCGCGTGTCAAAGCGGAGCTCGGCGGCAAGTTGGTCTACACGCACGTTCTGAAAGAAGACTTCACGAACACCGGGGCCTTGCCCAGCGATACCGAAGACGTGATCAACATGGCTTTGGCCATTGCTGGCACCCAGTTCGCCGTCATCTTTGTCGAACAGCAAACTGGCGGATTCAAACTGAGCTTCCGTAGTCGCTGCGCTGTTGATTGCAGTAAGATGGCAGAACAATATGGAGGTGGTGGACACAAGGCTGCTGCCGGTGCATTCCTGCCCGGCACCTTGGCCGACGTCCAGCCCCGCGTTCTTGACGCTGCGCGCGCCGCCCTGCAATAA
- the ribF gene encoding riboflavin biosynthesis protein RibF, with amino-acid sequence MPAIRLATQPLACFHKDPALHLVRTSGPLPAEFLGGAVAVGNFDGVHRGHARLVERLLTRAREVSGPAVVLTFDPHPVRILRPELAPPPLTWSERKAELLSELGVTAVWSYPTDEALLRLTAEEFFQQIIVQSLRAKGMVEGPNFRFGQQRRGDVALLQGLCASQGLKLDVVEPLATAGDLVSSSRVRDLIRQGDVAAARQLLTRPYRLRGLVTHGAQRGSKIGFPTANLAGIDTLVPPIGVYAGRAFTPQGIWPAAINIGPNPTFGEDAFKFEAHLPGFSGSLYGQPLEIEFLARVRDTRPFASVAELTQQLAADVQTVLKTYEQDTAEDA; translated from the coding sequence GTGCCAGCAATTAGACTCGCCACTCAACCTTTAGCCTGTTTCCACAAGGATCCTGCCCTGCATCTCGTCCGCACCTCGGGTCCCCTGCCCGCTGAGTTTTTGGGAGGCGCTGTTGCAGTTGGCAACTTCGACGGCGTTCATCGCGGGCACGCGCGATTGGTCGAACGCCTGCTTACCCGAGCCCGCGAAGTAAGCGGTCCCGCTGTCGTCCTCACCTTCGATCCGCATCCCGTTCGCATCTTAAGGCCTGAACTCGCTCCGCCACCGCTCACCTGGTCTGAGCGAAAGGCGGAACTCCTCTCGGAACTCGGCGTAACCGCGGTCTGGTCTTACCCCACGGACGAAGCCCTGCTGCGACTAACGGCCGAGGAGTTCTTTCAGCAGATCATCGTCCAGTCGTTGCGGGCAAAGGGGATGGTCGAAGGCCCGAATTTTCGCTTCGGTCAGCAGCGGCGGGGTGATGTGGCCTTGCTGCAGGGGCTCTGTGCCAGCCAAGGACTGAAGTTGGACGTCGTCGAGCCCTTGGCAACCGCTGGCGACCTGGTCTCCAGCAGCCGGGTGCGAGACCTGATTCGCCAGGGCGATGTCGCCGCCGCCAGACAACTCCTGACGCGCCCCTATCGATTGCGGGGACTCGTCACCCACGGAGCCCAGCGAGGGAGTAAGATTGGTTTCCCCACGGCGAACCTCGCCGGCATCGATACGCTGGTCCCCCCGATCGGCGTCTATGCTGGTCGGGCATTCACGCCACAGGGAATTTGGCCAGCCGCCATCAACATCGGTCCCAATCCGACCTTCGGCGAAGACGCTTTCAAGTTCGAAGCACACTTGCCGGGCTTTAGTGGGTCCCTGTATGGTCAACCGCTGGAGATCGAGTTCCTTGCCCGCGTGCGAGATACTCGACCCTTTGCCTCGGTCGCAGAGCTCACCCAACAACTGGCCGCCGACGTGCAGACAGTGCTGAAAACGTACGAACAAGATACTGCTGAAGACGCTTGA
- a CDS encoding NAD(P)H-hydrate dehydratase gives MPLPHLPPRKPDSHKGNFGRAVLIGGSYGMAGAISLSGMACLRSGAGLVQLAVAEPMLAQVACHDPCYMTTPLSCHDDAEFAIPEVIDELQKVTEPATCLAIGPGLGRSEVRTKIVQHLYERLPQPLVVDADGLNALADVAQRNGQPPRHPGPRILTPHPGEFSRLTNQKFASRAEQVVAAKTFAAQWNVVLVLKGQHTLITDGIRHELNQTGNPGMATGGSGDVLTGVITALVCQGLAPFEAAVLGCHVHGLAGDLAATEVGQVSLIATDLVRFLPPAFQRLEG, from the coding sequence ATGCCTCTTCCCCACCTTCCACCGCGCAAGCCCGATAGCCACAAAGGAAATTTTGGCCGCGCTGTGCTGATTGGCGGCTCGTACGGCATGGCTGGAGCAATCAGCCTATCGGGCATGGCCTGCCTGCGCAGCGGGGCCGGACTAGTGCAATTGGCTGTCGCGGAGCCAATGCTCGCCCAAGTTGCCTGCCATGATCCGTGCTACATGACCACGCCGCTGAGTTGCCACGATGACGCCGAGTTCGCAATTCCAGAGGTCATCGATGAACTGCAGAAAGTCACCGAGCCTGCGACTTGCCTGGCGATTGGTCCCGGGCTCGGCAGATCCGAAGTTCGGACGAAGATCGTGCAGCACTTGTACGAGCGACTTCCACAGCCTCTGGTGGTCGATGCCGACGGCTTGAACGCCTTGGCTGACGTTGCCCAGCGGAATGGTCAGCCCCCTCGGCATCCTGGCCCGCGGATCCTCACACCCCATCCAGGCGAATTCAGCCGGCTGACCAATCAGAAGTTTGCCTCGCGAGCTGAGCAGGTCGTAGCTGCCAAGACTTTCGCCGCTCAGTGGAATGTAGTGCTCGTCCTCAAAGGACAGCACACCTTGATCACCGATGGCATTCGCCACGAACTGAACCAAACCGGCAATCCCGGCATGGCGACTGGGGGGAGTGGCGACGTTTTGACGGGCGTCATTACCGCCCTCGTTTGCCAGGGACTCGCCCCGTTCGAGGCGGCCGTGCTTGGCTGCCACGTACATGGTTTAGCCGGCGACCTGGCAGCTACGGAAGTCGGTCAGGTTTCGCTGATCGCCACCGATCTGGTTCGCTTTCTCCCGCCGGCGTTTCAACGCCTTGAGGGTTAA
- a CDS encoding type 2 periplasmic-binding domain-containing protein, producing MAAKKSKRIRPDAPAPPSNGVLESGQPLKLRIAPVIAAAEGVSQRVQRDLPTHQGLAGAAANVARAAREAERASKEIQRPWSLHRLPAIFLAVALILLLGWTYWRFVHTTKLTIALPDRDFSQLQERLRGRSKVSFTPVVVPGSREAAEKVARGEVDLAFVQGGIAIPPELPRVETPSPETVLWLLKEHIQNPRDVKKVLTSLAGEGSHTVAMQFFALWQMNKQIEWLHDWRELSVNEDYRLPDDVDAAFVVKDPADEKTIVAIERLTKAGFKLQAVDLGARAGKLDYLHSTTLPARHFDFSPAVPAEAIPTYSVSTFLVARSALTPRLLAEANHLLDFHPQTISDGGFEPNMNDASEIFQGVEAFLGIIVNIGLAFLALLGLEIMAYRKRFHELNSLISLISMLQSNKDVLGLADPASRKENLLYLGLCSDLLGQISMISGYYTQENSSLLFNNLSEVIHQRCDGLKINIQLKILHALLPVNS from the coding sequence ATGGCTGCCAAAAAGTCGAAACGAATCCGGCCAGATGCGCCTGCTCCGCCATCAAATGGGGTGCTGGAATCCGGTCAGCCGCTTAAGCTGCGAATTGCGCCAGTTATTGCCGCCGCGGAGGGAGTCAGCCAGCGCGTGCAGCGCGATCTCCCCACGCACCAAGGACTGGCCGGCGCCGCTGCGAATGTGGCCCGTGCAGCACGCGAAGCCGAGCGTGCATCGAAAGAAATTCAACGTCCCTGGAGCCTGCATCGCCTCCCGGCAATCTTTCTGGCCGTCGCGTTGATCTTGTTGCTGGGTTGGACATATTGGCGCTTTGTTCATACGACAAAACTGACCATTGCTTTACCTGATCGCGACTTTAGTCAACTGCAGGAACGACTACGAGGACGCTCGAAAGTTAGCTTTACTCCGGTTGTCGTCCCCGGCTCACGCGAAGCAGCCGAGAAAGTCGCGCGCGGCGAAGTCGATCTAGCGTTTGTGCAAGGTGGCATTGCGATCCCACCAGAATTGCCAAGAGTAGAAACGCCGAGTCCCGAGACGGTCCTGTGGCTCCTGAAGGAGCACATCCAGAACCCACGCGATGTGAAAAAAGTACTGACATCCCTCGCCGGCGAAGGTAGTCATACCGTGGCCATGCAGTTTTTTGCCCTCTGGCAGATGAACAAGCAGATCGAATGGTTACACGATTGGCGCGAACTGAGTGTCAATGAAGACTATCGGCTACCCGACGACGTCGATGCCGCATTTGTCGTGAAAGACCCGGCCGATGAAAAAACGATCGTCGCCATCGAGCGATTGACGAAGGCTGGCTTCAAACTTCAAGCTGTCGATCTCGGCGCGCGGGCTGGTAAGCTCGACTACCTGCACTCGACAACGCTTCCTGCACGGCATTTTGACTTTTCGCCCGCGGTACCGGCGGAAGCGATTCCCACTTACAGCGTCTCGACATTTCTCGTGGCTCGCTCAGCCTTAACGCCGCGTTTGCTGGCCGAAGCGAACCACCTGCTCGATTTCCATCCGCAGACGATCAGTGACGGCGGCTTCGAACCAAACATGAACGACGCCAGCGAGATCTTTCAAGGCGTTGAAGCTTTTCTGGGCATCATCGTCAACATTGGCCTCGCGTTCCTGGCCTTGCTGGGATTGGAAATCATGGCCTATCGCAAGCGGTTTCACGAACTTAACTCCCTCATCAGCCTCATCAGTATGTTGCAAAGCAATAAGGACGTGTTGGGGCTGGCCGATCCTGCCAGCCGCAAAGAAAACCTGCTCTACTTGGGCTTATGCAGTGACTTGCTCGGCCAGATCAGCATGATCAGCGGCTACTACACCCAGGAAAACTCGTCACTGCTGTTCAACAACCTGTCTGAAGTCATTCACCAGCGGTGTGACGGGCTGAAGATCAACATTCAACTGAAGATTCTCCACGCCCTGTTGCCGGTGAACTCCTGA
- a CDS encoding beta-ketoacyl-ACP synthase III, with protein sequence MTTSVSRIDPAALPVDEPVLHSPIWTLTGVQVLGIGAFVPPRVVKNEDLISLGCDAEWIEQRTGIRERRQAEPDQAASDLGYEAAVRCLEQAGVSAKQVDLIVLATMSADSPAPSTACRLQRRLGCSAPAFDVSAACAGFMYALSTGMQYVKTGNARHVLVVGSDVMSRTVNPADKKTFPLFGDGAGAVLLGAGKPDQGLVAYTLGADGNGVELLHIPAGGSREPLTPESLAAGRQYMSMDGRAVFKWAVRTVADSCREVLGHAGLTTSDVTWLVLHQANKRILDAAAADLGMSADRVIMNLDRYGNTSAGSIPLVLDELNQQGRLNRGDHVLLSGFGAGLAWGTGIFRW encoded by the coding sequence ATGACAACTTCTGTTTCCCGTATTGATCCGGCAGCATTGCCGGTAGATGAGCCTGTTTTGCACTCACCCATTTGGACGCTCACTGGCGTGCAAGTCCTTGGTATCGGAGCATTTGTACCGCCCCGGGTGGTGAAGAACGAAGACCTGATTTCGCTCGGCTGCGATGCCGAGTGGATTGAACAACGAACGGGCATTCGCGAACGCAGACAAGCCGAGCCCGATCAGGCTGCCAGCGATTTAGGGTACGAGGCAGCAGTCAGGTGCCTGGAGCAGGCCGGCGTCTCTGCCAAGCAAGTCGACCTGATCGTCCTGGCTACCATGAGTGCTGATAGCCCGGCCCCGTCCACAGCCTGCCGCCTGCAACGCCGCTTGGGTTGCAGCGCTCCCGCCTTTGATGTGAGCGCAGCCTGTGCGGGCTTCATGTATGCACTTTCGACCGGTATGCAGTACGTCAAAACTGGCAACGCCCGACACGTGCTCGTGGTTGGCAGCGATGTGATGTCGCGAACGGTGAACCCGGCCGACAAAAAGACTTTTCCTCTCTTTGGCGATGGCGCTGGTGCAGTGCTGCTGGGTGCCGGCAAGCCCGACCAAGGCCTGGTCGCCTATACACTGGGTGCCGATGGTAATGGCGTAGAACTACTGCACATTCCCGCTGGTGGCAGTCGCGAACCGCTGACGCCAGAATCGCTCGCAGCTGGCCGCCAATACATGTCGATGGATGGCCGGGCGGTCTTCAAGTGGGCGGTGCGCACGGTTGCCGACTCGTGCCGGGAAGTGCTCGGCCATGCGGGACTGACTACGAGCGACGTAACGTGGCTCGTTCTGCATCAAGCGAACAAGCGCATTCTCGATGCAGCTGCTGCGGATCTTGGTATGTCCGCCGACCGAGTGATTATGAATCTCGATCGTTACGGCAATACTTCAGCCGGTAGCATTCCGTTGGTGCTCGACGAACTTAATCAGCAGGGCCGACTCAATCGTGGCGACCATGTGTTGCTGAGTGGCTTCGGTGCCGGTTTGGCCTGGGGCACCGGAATCTTCCGCTGGTAA
- the hemG gene encoding protoporphyrinogen oxidase yields MSSSVQRRIAVIGGGITGLAAAHRLHELLPTAKISLFEGSDRLGGVLHSVERDGYLIERSADMFNTREPWALELAQRVGLTNELINTDPRFRRAFVVHRGKLCPVPEGFTLMSPAKVWPILKTPLLSPLGKLRLASEYFIPGKRDDQDESLTSFALRRFGREAFDRLIQPLIGGIYTADPDRLSMQATLKQFVEHERKYGSLIRAMRAMQKTQPGKPKEAAASGARYGQFLAPRLGMSQLIDAIANHLPAGSIRLNARIERLERTPHDSGVNWCLFVQGSPAPLTFDDVIVASPAHSCPPLLERIAPQLSGLVKLIPHAGCSVAVMGYKREQFTHPLDGFGFVAPRVENRRIIAGSLASVKFAGRAPDGRILLRVFVGGALQPELNELDDQGIEQLVRKELGELLGATGEPEFCQVNRWHGVMPQYHVGHLDLVAKIDAAANAIPHFALAGNAYHGVGIPFCVRSGEEAAERIASAM; encoded by the coding sequence TTGAGTTCCTCGGTACAACGACGAATTGCCGTCATCGGTGGTGGCATCACCGGCCTGGCCGCCGCTCACCGCCTGCACGAATTGCTCCCAACTGCGAAAATCTCGTTGTTTGAAGGGAGCGATCGACTCGGCGGCGTGTTGCACAGCGTCGAGCGCGATGGTTACCTGATTGAACGTTCGGCCGACATGTTCAACACCCGCGAACCGTGGGCGCTCGAACTCGCCCAGCGCGTGGGACTCACGAATGAGTTGATCAACACCGATCCACGCTTTCGCCGCGCCTTCGTCGTTCATCGTGGCAAACTATGTCCCGTGCCCGAAGGCTTCACGCTGATGTCGCCGGCCAAAGTCTGGCCGATTCTGAAAACTCCGCTCCTCAGTCCGCTCGGCAAATTGCGGCTCGCCAGCGAGTACTTCATTCCTGGCAAGCGCGATGACCAGGACGAAAGCTTGACGTCCTTCGCTCTGCGCCGCTTTGGGCGCGAAGCGTTCGACCGGTTGATTCAACCGCTCATCGGCGGCATTTACACCGCCGACCCCGATCGCCTCAGCATGCAGGCCACGCTCAAGCAATTTGTGGAGCACGAACGGAAATACGGCAGCTTGATCCGTGCCATGCGGGCCATGCAAAAGACGCAACCGGGCAAGCCCAAGGAAGCTGCTGCGAGCGGTGCGCGCTATGGCCAGTTTCTCGCGCCGCGGCTTGGCATGAGTCAATTGATCGATGCGATTGCCAATCACTTGCCCGCTGGTTCGATTCGCTTGAATGCCCGCATCGAACGGCTCGAACGAACTCCTCACGATAGCGGCGTGAACTGGTGCCTGTTCGTACAAGGCTCACCCGCGCCCCTGACGTTCGACGACGTGATCGTCGCTTCCCCGGCCCACTCGTGTCCGCCGCTCCTCGAACGAATCGCCCCGCAGTTGTCGGGCCTGGTGAAGCTCATTCCGCATGCCGGCTGCAGCGTGGCAGTAATGGGATACAAGCGGGAACAATTCACGCATCCACTCGATGGCTTCGGCTTCGTGGCGCCGCGGGTAGAGAATCGCCGGATCATCGCCGGCAGTTTGGCCAGCGTGAAGTTCGCCGGCCGAGCACCCGATGGGAGGATCCTGCTCCGCGTCTTTGTCGGCGGTGCCTTGCAGCCCGAGCTCAATGAACTCGACGACCAGGGCATTGAACAACTCGTCCGCAAAGAGCTGGGCGAGTTACTGGGAGCGACCGGCGAACCCGAATTCTGCCAGGTCAATCGCTGGCATGGCGTCATGCCGCAGTATCACGTCGGGCATTTGGACCTGGTCGCCAAGATCGACGCTGCGGCCAACGCGATTCCGCACTTCGCGCTTGCCGGCAATGCCTACCACGGCGTGGGCATTCCTTTCTGCGTCCGCAGCGGCGAAGAAGCTGCAGAACGAATTGCGAGTGCAATGTAG